The Ornithodoros turicata isolate Travis unplaced genomic scaffold, ASM3712646v1 Chromosome24, whole genome shotgun sequence genome includes a region encoding these proteins:
- the LOC135373405 gene encoding uncharacterized protein LOC135373405 has product MSGGSRCYVPGCMKTSIANPELMFHEPRDRETKRKWEEAISSANPDLPEQLNVLRVCSSHSSDDAYRLTDIMRIRLGFPVKRKRLRVDAVPTIFPEQRQPLSMPSPEIPSTSFAGSAESEPEGMEMGSGGGTHFIPQNIPSPANVEDVLVLDELPLGPLVPYQTVSQYGFLYTLVPYNPEHKDQKRVQHRGTQTAIPTSTLGSTAFTLCLL; this is encoded by the exons ATGTCGGGCGGTTCACGTTGTTACGTTCCTGGCTGCATGAAGACATCCATCGCTAACCCAGAGTTGATGTTTCACGAGCCGAGGGACCGtgagacgaagcgaaagtgggaGGAAGCAATCTCCAGTGCAAATCCTGACCTACCAGAACAACTAAACGTCCTTCGAGTCTGTTCGTCGCATTCTTCGGACGACGCGTACAGGCTGACTGACATTATGCGGATCCGCCTTGGGTTTCCAGTGAAAAGAAAGCGTTTGAGAGTTGACGCCGTGCCGACCATATTCCCTGAACAAAGGCAACCACTCAGCATGCCATCGCCAGAG ATTCCATCGACCAGCTTCGCAGGATCAGCTGAGTCTG AACCCGAGGGAATGGAAATGGGAAGCGGTGGTGGAACACATTTCATCCCACAGAACATCCCATCGCCAGCCAATGTAGAAGACG TGCTTGTGCTGGACGAGCTGCCACTGGGACCTCTGGTGCCTTATCAGACAGTGAGCCAGTACGGGTTCCTATACACCTTGGTACCATACAATCCTGAGCACAAGGACCAAAAGAGAGTGCAGCACAGGGGGACACAGACAGCCATTCCAACCTCCACACTGGGTAGTACTGCATTTACATTATGCCTTTTGTAG